The DNA region GGACAATTACAGGGCCCACTATCCAACTTAGTAGTAGGTGTTACTGAGAATATAATTAGGTTACATTAGGAGTTATATTGAAAGCCACCTCATTAAtaaaggattcacaacatggtttcGTAACAAGATCCTGCCTATCATCAAACTTACTGACAGTACTTTACAAACAATatcttcacagtttatgacgtaaccaaatttgGATGCAGTATATTTGGATGTCCAGAAGTTTGATAAAGATAAACACCATTATTATCTCTAAATTAAAGCAACCagggtattgacggtcaagtacaatTGTTGCGGATCATAGACTGCTGAGTAACAGACAATAAAACAtcggtgatcgacggatttaactcagaggggCGCTGATCACTGGTGGTGTCCTCAGGGCTTGATTTCCTTAGCCCAGtgtgtttctttattatttttacaacCGATGTGGACGTTTGATTCAATAATCTCATTGCTAAAATTtgaagacgacacaaagattggtaactccgtCCTcattgacgaagacagacaaaattCCTTAGAAGACTTGcataaaatttcaacttggtcagatagatgggagatgccctttaatgtagataagtgccaggttcttctgCTAGAATGTTAGCcaagaggttcgattacgaaatgcggcgttaaacctaaaagcgttcagtgcgtctgGGACCTGGGGTCAAATCGTATCAAACCTTAAATTCTCAAGCAACAATGCATTTGACGCagcaaataaatgaagagaacgTCATTTAATACGAAGAAACTTGcttataaagtaaatttgtggtCATTCTGCTTTACTATAGCTTTAGGCCAGACCCCACTAAATGTGTGCGGTACAGTTAtcaccccaccatgcaaagaacactgctgttaaattagaaggtgttgcTGTCACAGACAGAAACAATCCTCCTTTGCGCAACAAACCCAGATGAAAGGCTCAACCCCTAGTGCATGTTCTCTGAGAACGTCGCCACCGAggaaactgatcaaatgtttttaCCACAACataactatttttgttttgttgctgttaagttgtagtttccattgattACAGCACAAATTCAAAGCAGtcaaggcttgttgcattccctcaTCACTATCACACCAAATAATTGTATaatctgcatacattaataccaggagttttagtTACGAActtaagaaatcatcaccaaaatctacataattacaattaaattcaagcaatttactttcaatatcattaatataaaaagcgaacagcaatgatgacaaattttctccctgccttaccctgcattacatacaaaggtgtctgatgtctgttggttcagcatgacacaagacctgatgttgtcatacatgtttctgattacattaaatattttcccattcaccttttccttcaccaacttgtaccacaaaccttcacgccacaccatatcaaaagcttccttgtagtccacaaacaaacaaaaaagcctCATTTTCCTCCAGTTGAACAAATTAATTATACAttaaagcaaaaatatatgatccagtgtagcgTACCAATGCCTAAAATCTacttgtgtttcattaataatgaacttagtatttgagtattcattgagtctctccttaagtattgaggtaagcagcttccccatacggctaagcaaagtgatcccccggtagttgttaacatccTGAGCATCACCCTTATTTttataaagtggcactattgtcccaaccagccactcagatggcatgacgccagtatcaagtatcttattaaacagcttaacatatagggggggacaaaatatgctgagtacttttaatgtattcattcaatatcatgtcagatgctggggatttattgtttttttttatttttaaatatttctagcaacctcttcgttggttatagggtcattaagtaatggtgaaagttcattatccatattatcatgatcattgagaatatttacttcattattatcaatgttgtcatcactcgctaactgtctgaaatgctcgtaaattcatttaatgtaatggggatctgatggctctttttctgaccattaaggattttccagtattctttagggtcatcacttttgcatttcctaagttctttgattatgtttatctttttttttaattcttttaagattggttttgtattttctgcttccCTCAATCATGCTGTTAAGGTTTACACTATTCGTGTGCAAATGACATCTATGCCTTGCTTTATGGTActcctttcttgctttccagcattgtttgtcataacccTTTACAGTGGCATTATTGATCTttttgatatatgtttttttttatgttgtggaaaagttgcaagtgcagggtcaATCAATATTTGCTTTAAGTCCTGGTTAATATCATCTATGGATAAATTATTCAAATTAACCATCAACTCATTTACCTTACACTCACTAATATTCCTCAAATATACACcccttctctcagcattccactttcttctttgttctgcctTCTGGGCACTCATCCTTACAGCGGGTACgttacttggtcccataaatttcatccacagtcttcctccatccttccattaaatataaacacttgatgatttttataaagttcaaccagtttcctgccataaaagttcctgtctagggtcagatcttggtttgccctggtcttagttatatcataatcagttacacttatgtggggtacctcggcaggcacccgatcatcatcaccagcaccagagggaacatcagacagtgagagtatgagcattaaaatcaccacaaagtacatgcatatagtcatcactggcATAAGTTATCAAAATATTGTCGAACTCAACAAagtgctcttcagtgccatatcttgagtgtgagggggGAATGTAAccacagcttattaccaactccttacctaaatttgcactccctctgtctactgtaattgagttagttcttatgtgcctccactgaaagctaacatttttcctaATGGCAATAAGTAGAcccccagactgtgtgtgtgtgtgtgtgtgtgtgtgtgtgtgtgtgtgtgtgtgtgtgtgtgtgtgtgtgtgtttaattcttgcaatgtgtgtgtgtgtgtgtgtgtgtgtgtgtgtgtgtgtgtgtgttgcaatgtgtgtatttatttatttcaatgtgtgtgtgtgtatttcttgcaatgtgtgtgtgtgtgtgtgtgtgtgtgtgtgtgtgtgtgtgtgtgtgtgtgtgtgtatttcttgcaatgtgtgtatttatttatttattgcaatgtgcatgtgtgtgtgtggggggggggtctttcttgcaaaaatgcaatttttTGGCATACGGAATCACgctccccttgtatccagctcacgcccccacggacaacttagctcgtcacagttattacttatgtgttccagctctgtgttataatgtgtcagacgtcaataacatcagtagaaacatctctactgttgaaaataaagtaacacaacccgaggagcaagggacgatgttccgtcagtgttcccagatagcttagctcgtcacagttatcagttatgtgttccagctctgtttATGgcatgtcagacatcaataacatcaatagaaacatctcagctgttgaaaatgaagtaacacagcccgaggagcaagggacgatgttccgtcagtgttcccagataacttagctcgtcacagttatcagttatgtgttccagctctgtgttataatgtgtcagacatcagtaacatcagtataaacatctcaactgttgaaaatatgtgtgttctcacgaaataattaacatatatttgataaaactgtgtaaataaagggtaagtaatgacgtcacgagttggcaatacgtggcctggcttaGCGCGCGCTGtaattggtcctaatttcccgtggagacgaggtgttccagacttggcgaatatgcaaGAATatgtcaagatgccagctctcacCACACTGACATCTCTCTTTCTGCATAACACTTAtactaacgccctaacggctatggattattatttattaatagcctaacaccatgcactaggtaatagtgggtcatgcatcccactcatagttcagctttggcagcaatagcaaatatgatttgaaatagcgcgcttctcccgccttctagttttcccgcctgtcctgtgaCTTACTTCCCGCTCTCTAAATCAAAATGgtggggactcccgcggtattttccacgggctatttcttaaaataattaaatcatgacattaacataaaaaaaaacatagtagAGGATAAAATAACTTTGCCGTGGGCATATCAACACAAGTATACAAAACAGATGCAGCAAATCTATTGAGAACCAAAACATTTGGGACACTAGTCACTGGAAAGGTAGGTGaaacataaaaaagtaataataaaaaaaataaaaagataacgtATATATTGAACTGACCTGTCCCAGCTCCCTGCTCTTAGCTTTGGGCAGCAGATGTTCTGTCAGGAAGGTGAGGTTGTTGAGGATTCACTGCTGCCGCGCTGTAAAGTGGATATTTGCCTGCTCACTCGTCCTCTTGTGGAGCTTGCCAAACATAGTCCTCATACTCTGGAACCACTGCATCACCTCCCGACCTAGAATCCCAAGCTCTTCCCCCTTCTTGTCGAGGAGCATATTGTTCAATTCCTTATTCCTGAGGCCCTCTGCGTCTGGTCGAAGAACATGGGGTGGTCGGCAAACCACTCAGCCAGCCCCTGCTCCTGGTCCTTGGTGAGGGAGTCAGACAGATTTCTTCTTCCCGGCAGCGATCTGTGTGTCCTCAGCGGTGtcaggtgtgtgggtgtttgcccgAGCCAGGCGCTTCTGGGTTCCCTTGGGCATTGCTTCCGTGTGTGGTATGTTCCCTCTGAAGGCAAAACTGTGAATGAGGGTTCTCTCCTCGACCACTCGCCAACTAGTCTGAATCAGATAGGACCTGTCGCATACCAGTCCCAGAGCGCTTGGCAGCAAACATCAGACGTAAGGGTTTACCATCGACTGATCGCCGAGCGGTCTCAGACTGATCCCAGATCTCTTGCCAAATGTTCAAAGAGGGTTTCCAGACTGGTTGGCGCAGACTTTAGCGATCGACCACCCTACAGTGACCACTTGACTCTAGCTAacacatgaccagccgattgattcagcggGGCCACACTGAACTATCCATCTTACGCCAACcttcccaccaaaggagcgtgttgcctaCCGAAGGGGAACTAAACCCTGCCCCGCAGTGGACTCAattcccagatgagagggcatgGGGAGTATACGAGGCGCCACGGACaatagccctgccctaggtggcAAAAGGGTGGGCGTACTTTGCACCACCTCCCATATACAAATAATATTATTCATCATGATATTGTATTATATTTGTCAATTATGACTACAATACCGTTTGTCCGAAACTTAATGAAATCTGAAAACACTTAGTGGCGCGACTGTACTATTGTTAACAGTGCTAATGTTTAAAATACCATGTGTCTTAGTGCATTCCAGCTCCCTGGTCCAACTCCTGCCACTGGTATCCAGGTCTCTACTTCAAAGCCACCGCCTGCCACACAGTCTTCCCAGCCAAATCCTTCTCAGGGGTCCGAGTCTGAGTATGGAGATGACCCTTCGGGGGTGTCACATGCATCTTCGGCAGTGGAGCTGTCGATGCCCAGCAGTGCCAACAGCAGGGCCTCCGAGAAGCGCAGTGCCCCACAGACTGACGACATGCTTGCTTCATCGCGGATGAAGGCGTCGGACAGGATGGAAGCCCGGTTGGACGAGGCACTCCGGAGTGGGAACAACCACAAGCAGGCATTCGGGCACTGGATGATGACAGAGATGATGCAGCTGCACGACGAGCTCTGGCCTCACTTCCGCAGCGATGCCTTTAGCTTGCTGACAGCATACTAGGACCGGGCCAGGGCCATGCTGAACCCATCCGGGTAGCCACAGCAGCACTAGCAGCAAGGCTACTTCCCGGCCCCCTTCCAGCCGCCACTCAACTACCAGCACCAGTTTCCCATGCGTCAGTGGCTCCCTCAGGGACAGCCAGCATCACCACATCACCAGCGccaacagcagcaccagcagaCGTCGCAGCAACACCCCACCCctcggcagcagcagcagaagatcCACATAGGTCTGACTCCTCTCCTGACAGGTGTGGGTGGGACGATGAACACGTCAGGGCTGTCAGAGTTGGTTGCCAACTGGCCAGCCGCCACCTCACAGCTCGGCACCCCACGTACCCTGATGAACCCGGATCCAGTACCTGTCGCTCAGTAGTTGCTGCTACCTCGAGTCCGTTGTCAACTCCTCACCATGAAGTAGGCACTGATGATGCCTAGAGACTCATAATTGTGCAAAAGTTGTGTACTGCATATTTTTGAAAtagttttctgcttttttttttataaaataaatgtatgcaacatcctctgttttcttttcactgAACCTTGAATGTAGTAATTGGTACATTTATCCCTAGTTTGTAACCTTTACCATCCACAAACCTTTCACACATTTAACTTAACACCCTCACTTTTTATATGTGGCTGGGGGAAATAAATGGTGCACTCACAAAATGTGGGTACTTGGTAATAACTAACAATTGGTCAATATTATACTGGATAACTTAACATCAATATGATCCTGGGTGATTAAATGGGGAAGTAACGTGTGACTGGTACTTGGGAGTAACTTTAAAATTTGGCGAATACTTTACATATTTATAGATAGATTATACTAAGGATAAACAAACCATGTCTGATGAAATGCAATCACTTTATTCAAAATCACAAAGAACATAAAATTAAAGTACAAAAGAACATTTTAAGAGAAACGTTAAATCAAAGACAACAATTGCAAATATATGAAACATGAAACCGTAAATGAGTACATAGTAGTCCATTTTTCTGAAGTAGCACATTTCCAATACTTAGTATAGCCTCCTTTATACAAATTATACAGTAAAATCGGATATACATCACAAACATTTACACAAGTCAGTGTATCTGTGCACACACACTACTCGTCAGCCATATCACGGCCACGGCACACTACTAACAGAAGAATTGAAGTAATGCTTCATCAACATTCTCTGCTGCCTGGCTTGTCTGGACTCACGGTTGCCACCAACTACTTCCTCCATGTCAGCGAGGCTCCCTTCGTCGCGCCAGGCTCCCGGAATGATATGGTGGTCTCCGTTCTCTCGGTCCAACGTAGCATTCTGCAAGGTGGGGTAGCGCATCCTCATCAAGTTGTGTAGACCCATAGCAGCCATGGCAATGGTAGTCACAGTTTCTGGTTCTTGTTGCATGGTACTTAGGAGGCACTGGAAGCGATTCGCCAGTATTCCAAATGCATTCTCCACAATACGCCTACTCCTGGACAGCCTGTAGTTGTTGATCCTCTCCTCGATGGTCATGTTGCGTTTGGAGAATGGTTTCATCAGCCATGTCAGCAGCGGAAAGGCATCATCCCCAACAATGAAAAAGGGGTATCTTCGTCGTCATGTTGCAGTGGCTCCTGTGGAGGGAACCCGATGGTTTAGGCTTCAATGGCAGCATGCACGTTGGACCGGTTGAATACAGCGCAGTCAGACGTAGCACCATTAGCACCGACATCAGTCCATATGAACTTGTAATCTGCATCAGCCACAGGCAGCAAAATGATGGAGAAGAAGCCCTTGTAATTGTGATACATTGACCCAGACTCGGAGGGACACTTGATGGCGACATGCTTCCCGTCAATAGCCCCTAGGCAGTGAGGCAACTGCCACCTGCTGTAGAAGCGAATGGCTAATCCCTTCCACGCAGCTGCATTGGTAGGGGTGCAGATAACTTCAGCCTGGAACTCTTCCACGATACTCTCGCACACTTCTTTAACCAGAAGTGAAATGGTGTTGTGGGGCACGCGGAACTGGAAGGCAAGGCTATGATAGCTCTCCCCGGTGGCAAGGGATCGTAAAGTGATTGCTAACTTCATCCCAGGCTCTAAAGGTGCCCGGAATCTTGTTGTTTCCTTACGGATCCTCTCAGACAGCCGAATGAGGACCTCCCTGAACATGGCTGGCTCCATTTTCATGTAGTTGATGAAATCTTCAGGAGACTCCGCCTCAGGTTCCCTCATcagtgtgtgatatgttccaAACTGCCACCGCCTTTCAATCCATGATCGCACCCAGTATCTCCGTCTACTTCGTCTCTTGCGTTCATAATGCCAGCGAGCAAGCAGTAAGGAATCCTGTTCACGCTGCAGCCGTATCTGAATGCAAAACCACAGCAACTGATATTTTGGAATGAATGCAGTCATTCTGAGGACAGCCTGGTAGCAAGTGATGATCGGGGACAGTGGTTCGCAGTTATATGCAGTCTCCGACGAGTCGTAAAGTAGTCCATGATACGTCGGCAGCAGGCCGTGAAGAGTCGCTGACCCGTCGCGGACCGTTCTTATCCAATCCGTACTAATCGAATATAGCATAAGACCGCTCGCCGAGCGGTCCGAGAGAGAATCCCCCACTGCGCACATCAGTCAGCGACCGCTCGTATCCTATCGATGCGGGACACCAGACTGCTCGTCGAGTGGACAGAAGTTATCGCCGAGCGGTCTGCAAAAAATCGGCTATATGGCAAAATTTGCAGTCACACCAGCAGTGCCGATCGATTCAGGATTACAATTTTTATCTCGGACAAGTTTCAGATCGCTTTAGATGTGACTGCAACATTTTTCTAGACGCCGACCGCTCGGGAACATGGATTTTGCCGTTCCCGATTCAAACCCCCCGACCGATCGGGAGTCTGAGGTAGATGTGACTGGGGCCGGGACTTAGgcaccgtgcggtctgcactccagagggTGTTGCAGCGCAGGTGTGAGGCTGTGACTACCACGACAAAGATGGGAGACGTCACGACCAgagctgtgcgtccctggtcacATTTCCATATAAAGAATCGTAAGAGGGAGACTGTCCTGGCCCGACTTAGGGTAGGTCACACTAGATATACACATGGCtttctcatgtcccggggagttcagctgTACTGTGATAACTGCTTGCTCTCTCTGACAGTGCGGCGcctgctggtcgagtgccccacttTGTGTAGCGGTACCTCTCCCAGTGTCGGGGTGGAGTCAGGAGTTTCTTTCCCAAGTGCTAGGAGAGAAGGCTCTCTCCCCGGGGCATGACGCTTATGGCTTCCTACATGAGGCTAGCGTCCCCAACCTCCTGTAGGTCTTACTGAccttttattgttatcttttatCATGCTTTTACTTAATTACcgtttatttatagttttatctTTTAGTCTATTTAGTTTTATAGTAGGCACCttatgaccctgcagttgcgcCACCAAGACCTGAACGccacaataataaaaaatcaatCCTCCCTTCTTGCCCGCAAAGTTTGAAAGGCGCGCGGGAAGTTTCTCGCCTCCCATTGGCCGACTCCAGCGTCCCGCGGCTTTCCGGGTTCGGAGTGGCTGCGGCACCACTGCCCGAGAGACTGATTGGCCCACACCCCACACGAAGCTACAACGTGTCATCTGGTTGACTGACGCACGTGGCGGGCAACACACGTGTCTCCACACAAAGTGTTTACTTACACACAAACACTTACAGTAGACGCATTCTTACGTTGTCGTACATTTATTTAAtatcaaaggagacggctcaagggcaacaaaaagagtgcaaaaataaaaagcccgctactcgccgctcccataatagacaagagtaaagagtagccaaaagataggtcagtgtcgggtggagaggtgtcttaatacactCTTTTTGGTAGAGGTCAAGCCataggcaggaggacatacagacaaaggaaggctgttccagagtttaccagtgaacgggataaaagaaaggagatgctggttaactcttgcataaggggtttggacagtatagggatgagcatgagtagaaagtcgtatgcagcggggccgcaggaggaagggaggcatgcagttagcaggttcagaagagcagtcggcatgaaaatatcgatagaaaatagaaagagaggcaacatggcggcggaatttaagagctagaagactatcagtaagaggaggagacctaatgagacggagagccttagactccactctgtccagaagagctgtgtgagtggagcttccccacacgtgagatgcatactccatacgagggcggacaaggcccttataaatggaaagcatctgtgggggggagaagaactggcggagacgatacagaacgcccaacctcgaggaagctgatttagttagagaggagatgtgaagtttcctgttgagattttgagctaaggatagaccgaggatatttagtgttgaagaaggtgacagctgagtgttatcgaataataggggataggtgtttggaagattgtgtcgagttgataagtggagaaattgtttttttttgaggcattgaaggacataagATTCCTTTTACCcatatcggaaatgatagcatggtctggggttaagcgttatgcagcctccagtctggagtcttgtaattcctgttgataaGGTCTTCTGTCGAAAGAAGTTTAATAATGCAGAGCGGAGtcgtcagcatatgagtggataagacagtttgttatggaaagatcattgatgaataactggaagagagtgggtgataggatagagccctgtggaacaccattgttgataggtttaggggaagaacagtgaccgtctaccacagcggagatagaacggccgtaGAGGAAGCTGgaggtaaaggtacagagagaaggatataaaccgtaagagggcagtttagaaagcaaagacttgagccagactctatcgaaagctttcgatatgtctagtgcaactgcgaaagtttcaccgaaacaggtAAAACAGGATGACCATGAGTCtgttaagagagcaaaaagatcaccaagagaacgccccttgcggaacctatactgacgatcagatagaaggttagaagtggaaaggtacttttgaatcttccagttaaggattaattcgaaagctttagatagacaggaaagtaaagctatagggcggtagtttgaggggttggagcggtcacccttcttaggcacaggctgtatgaaggcgtacttccagcaggaaggaaaggtagctgtTTGTAGGCAGAGAAGAAGGAGTTTGACCTGGCAGGGTCTTATTTTCAAGTTTacagtgtttatttatttttcttgttatttttttttttactcagtttTTTTACTGTGTAGCACCACACAAAATGACCCTCAATTTGTTTTCATCAGGTGAATTAATCAGGTGCTCTCCCCCCGTCCCCTGCCTCCGCTCAAACCCCGTGTTTCCCCCGTTGCCTTCACGTGATTTTCCTCAACCCAGTGTATCATTTTGTGCTTTGTTTCCTGTATACATTGAGTAAATTTATTTGTACCGGCAGATAATGTGTGTATTCGTTGCTTAGCCTCTTGTTACCAGAATTACGCAACCCTTTACCAAGGCCAATTGTCATTCTTCggtcggttttttttttctttcatcaatgTTTCCTTGTTTACCTGTGTGCCTAGTTATTTACAACTTTGTCATTTTTGTGTTAACCTTAGATCAGGTTAATTAAAGTAACCTCGTCATACTTATCACAGTTGGTTGCTGAACCCATGTTTGTTTAATTGCTTTGCACAGTGATTTTTTTTCGAGGGGGTATTGTCAACTTTGTAAGGCGTTGCGATTTATACTAATTGCCTTTTGTAATTCATTGAATAGCCTTGCATTCATTGCTACCATACTTGCCAGTGTCATTGTATGATTTTGTCATTACTGCTAGACTATTTCTTTTCGCAATTTAATCATTTTAATTGTATAATAAAGTGTACCATTGATTGTGTGAGTATTTACCCATCAACCTTCCAGCTGAGGTACTTTCACTTGTCTCATAATTGTAACTTGTTatttttcatgttgactgctttTCTTACTAGTTCAGTACATGCTCGTCATTTGCAAGGTAGCAGACCTCGGCCTGTCAGCATGGCTAATGATCCTACTTCCTCCACGTCTACTCCCAACCCTACTAATAAATTGCTACACCAGCAGATtgttaataaaaaatgaaaatttagCTGGGAGCGAGTGTGCCTGATAGGATGGCAgttaaaaatgaataaatattcaaaattgtTTTTTCAGAGCGAGGTAGATGGTGGACTGGGGACACTATGGGTGGTGTTGGTGAGTGTTTGGgatgagacaggtgtgtgttggGAGCGTTATTAGACGGTGAAGAGATGGTTCTTTAGAAAGAACTAAGAGACTGTGATACTTCTGGTGTGTTATTTTGATGTAAAGTGTATCTTCTATAAAGAGAATGTGATACTTTGTTTAATGTTATTTTGGTGTAGAGTGTATGCTGGCCAAAGAAAATGTGTTACTTTTTGTTTAATAAAATGTGGGCCAAGTCAATTTCTTCAAACTTCCTGTTAGTCACCATAACATACAACGGTACCTGATAATTCATATAATCTCTTTTGacctatgaaatatatatatatatatatatatatatatatatatatatatatatatatatatatatatatatatatatatatatatatatatatatatatatacatatatatagatagatagatagatagatagatagatagatacatagatacaaagatagatagatagataatacacacacacacacacacacacacacacagatatatatatatatatatatatatatatatatatatatctatctatatatatataaatatatatatatttttttttacgtcgttgcctgttgtgccggtaggcatcttcctggtggggcctgatggtcggcccaaggcttcttccaggtggggcctgatggtcgacccagcccgttctggcgcaggcgagtgtttatagtggcgccatcttgcattggctcatgctgccccccggaactcgttcttgattcgcttggacggcttactctagagtccgggttgatgggtggtcttcaggacagcatgtgggtagttttaagccactcggcggtgacttaaaaatccgagtggtagcgtggggattcgaacccgcgtcgtccatcacgcggtgaatgttagcccagtacgctaccagttcggccaccgcctacccattcggccaccgcctacctatatatcaatatatatatatatatatatatatatatatatatatatatatatatatatatatatatatatatatatatatatatatatatatatatatatatatatatatatatatatatatatatatatatatatatatatatatatatatatatatatatatcattattccATCATTAGTGTATCATCTTTATACTTGAAAGCAGTATATCTGAATTGTAACAAGTGGTTATCCATAATCCTTTATTGCTTATCCTGGTAGCAGGAGCAGTACTTGTACTTTATTATTGTCTCTTTCCATTACGTCTCCATAGTGATATAATGTACTATATAAAGGTAATGGCGTTGGTGGGCATCATTATACAAAAAAAGTATGACTTCATTACTTGTGTTATTGTGTTATCCATAATATCTTCTAGTGCCCATACTGGTTTCACTGCTTGTACTTTATTATTCTCCATTTACATTAATTCTCGTAAGTGATACAATGTACTTATTTGACCTGTGATGGGCCTCTTTGTTACCTGTTGCTATTTACAT from Eriocheir sinensis breed Jianghai 21 unplaced genomic scaffold, ASM2467909v1 Scaffold140, whole genome shotgun sequence includes:
- the LOC126989989 gene encoding putative nuclease HARBI1, with translation MREPEAESPEDFINYMKMEPAMFREVLIRLSERIRKETTRFRAPLEPGMKLAITLRSLATGESYHSLAFQFRVPHNTISLLVKEVCESIVEEFQAEVICTPTNAAAWKGLAIRFYSRWQLPHCLGAIDGKHVAIKCPSESGSMYHNYKGFFSIILLPVADADYKFIWTDVGANGATSDCAVFNRSNVHAAIEA